attgttttttcttaacTTAAACGCTTCTAATACACTTTGTTGCTGAATCTCTGTATACTTTTGTCTCTGCTTATTCTGGGTCTGGGGCTAACTAGAAATAACTTATGCCTACCCAGCACGAAATCTGTTACCAACTTACCATGATACCCATACTATGTGGGTCCCCCTTGGCATCTTCGGAGTTCATTGTGAAGCATTCCTGTTGCTTGTTTTTTTCCATGGTTAACCGTGTACATATTATTTCTATTACTTATTTCATGGTATGTTCTACAAGTAGGTATCATTAACTACAGAGCTCTGAGTGCAACAGAGTAATAGAAGTAGTGAGAAGCCGTGTCTCCCGTCCTTGTCTTCATTTGCTACTAAAATATTATATTTCTGTGTTCCATGAATCATGATTTCAGAGCTCAAATATTCGCTTGCTGATGCAGTTTGCAGAAGGTGTATATATCAGAAGTTCAATGACGAGGAGGTAGAATCCTGCCCAGTATGTAAGATTGATCTTGGCTGCACTCCAGTTGAGAAGCTTAGGTATACTTGTCACTATGTACTTCATATTCTTCACTTTGTTGGTTGCTGTTGATCTTACGTTCTTCAGGTTTGACCCTGTTCTTGATCATAATTAAAATTTCCATCGATACTCGATAGGACGTGCAGAACTTAgctgttctttttttgacaTGAAGAACTTAGCTGTTCAATACGTGTCTGAAACTTAAGTTTTCTGAAAACTTAGTTCTTGATCTTAagttttctgaattttcttgATCATAATAAAAGTTCCCATCGATATTCGATAGGATATGCCGAACATAgctgttcttttttttgacatgaGAACTTAGCTGTTCAATAATTTCAATTTAGACTTTGGAGTACATAACAAACATTGAGATAACACAATAGGAGGTAAGGTAACACACTCATAAATCGTCGAAATGTTGCAATCTGAACTCCGAAGGACTTGGAAACCTGTTGACCAAACCCGGTGCACACACAAATTTTTAGGCCTCCTCACATTGTAGAATATTATATCCTGGCATATAAGTTTCTTGGCAATATATCAAGCATTTTATCTGAAGTAAAAATGTAATAGATAAGTGCAGCTTAACCTGTATGCTTTCTATACCGTGGATATGTAATTTGAAAACGTAAGGTCCTTTTTGGCCCTGTAGGTTGCGATGTTCTTTTTGGCTACCCCTTTAGTGTTTTATTTCAACCTAGGATGTTTGTGCTAAAACTCTTCCAAACTTAACAAAGATCATCCCATCAGCCCTTCTAGATGTAAAATTTGAAATAGAGATTCCCACTTCTCGTAATACTCTAGAAGGAAACTTgcctcacttttttttttctgcagtgTCTTTTTGAGTTGCATTGATGCCGATTTTTGCTCTCACTTATTGGTTGCCTGTGAAACATACTGTTCTATTTAACATTTTGTTGGCATCCAAAGTGCACCTAAACTAGTTTTGCGAGACCCTTCCCATTCTAATAAATATTCCGTATACTGGTTTctctatatttttctatatccAGAGCTGATCACAGTCTGCACGATGTAAGATCAAAAATCTTCCCattcaaaagaaagaagatcAAGGCTGAAGATGTTGCAACTCCTATTTCACTTCCCAGTAAAAGGAAAGAGAGATCTATCTCTTCATTAGTGGTCCCTACACCTAAACTTGCACCCACAGGATTGACTGGACGGCGGACAAGGGCAGTTACCAGGAAAGCTGCTGCCGCCTTGCGTGGCCTTGGTCCTAATAGTGGCAACCCTGTGAAGAAGGAAAATGACATCAGTGACAAGCATGCTCATAGCTCAAGCTTGCCTGCTAACTTGGGCAAAGCGCCAAAAACAAGAAGACAGGTAAACAAACCACAGCATAGCCATCTTCATGCTAGTTGCATTGGACTTAGCTGTGCAATTTGCATATATTAAATTGCTAAAAATACAATAGGTTAATAGCTAGAAGAATGCACACGCCAGAAGTAAATTGATCCTGTTTTCTGCAGATATCATCAAATGCGGAGGCCTCAAACCATTCCTCCAATAAAGATGCCGAAGATAGTGATATGGCAGATAATGCTGAGCTCTGGAGGCCTTTAAATTGTTTGGTAGAAGCTGCAAACAGAACAAAATCCTTTAGGTCTAGTTTACACAGTCCAGTTATTAAGAGAGAGCAGATTAATGAGTCTCCCAACAGTACATAtggcaacaaaacaaaatcgaGGGAGCATCTGCAGAAACCCAAAATTGAGGATAATAAGAAAAATGCTCCAGTGTCGCCAGTAATTGTAAAGCGAAAACCTGGAACTGGTCGGAGAAGGAGAGCACTTCGGATTCCAGCGGATGGGATGCCTGAGGGTGAAGTTACACCGAACGAAAAGAGATTCAACTCCATATGGTTTTCGTTGGTTGCCTCGTTTGAACAGTGAGCATTGTCAATTCATCATACTGTTATACTATCACTTTGTTTTAAATTCAGAATAAGCAACAGCTGACACAGAAATGTATCTTATATTTTCTTGTACGACTAATATTTTCAGGAAAGGAGACCCACCTTTACCTCAGATACCTTCACACTATTTGCGAATAAAGTAAGTACATCTTTTACTCAGTTTTTGCTTGAGCTTCCAATAGTCTAGTTAAATTTATTTTCTAGATCTGACCTTGACATAAAATGATACGgtaaaatatttgaacttatATGCTGGATTATAGTTAGAAATGATAAATAAGCACAAAGctcaagaaacaaaaactaaTAATATTCATTCTGAAGGAACAGAAAGAGTAGTAGACTTTCACTGAAACAATGTTACTCCGTACAATATTTTAAAACTGAAATACTGTATGCTTTAGTAGTCTTCTTTCTGCCATGCCTTGGCAGGCTTATTACTTCACAT
This is a stretch of genomic DNA from Brachypodium distachyon strain Bd21 chromosome 1, Brachypodium_distachyon_v3.0, whole genome shotgun sequence. It encodes these proteins:
- the LOC100832813 gene encoding E3 ubiquitin protein ligase DRIP2, with the translated sequence MQPAPASPEGNPPPPLEGAAPAEEPANDNADAAAVKEAPAAVLEDEEAKEQEEDGDGRREEEEPRRAGRGRKRGRRGGGGGAARGVVMVRRELLARCMTCPLCNRLLRDATTISECLHTFCRRCIYQKFNDEEVESCPVCKIDLGCTPVEKLRADHSLHDVRSKIFPFKRKKIKAEDVATPISLPSKRKERSISSLVVPTPKLAPTGLTGRRTRAVTRKAAAALRGLGPNSGNPVKKENDISDKHAHSSSLPANLGKAPKTRRQISSNAEASNHSSNKDAEDSDMADNAELWRPLNCLVEAANRTKSFRSSLHSPVIKREQINESPNSTYGNKTKSREHLQKPKIEDNKKNAPVSPVIVKRKPGTGRRRRALRIPADGMPEGEVTPNEKRFNSIWFSLVASFEQKGDPPLPQIPSHYLRIKDANVPASSIQKYLMQKLSLPSESEVEINCCGQLVNPTQPLRNLVELWVRGRSTQTTQAMIGSSAEEFVMVLTYGRPKAIAP